In Achromobacter xylosoxidans A8, a single window of DNA contains:
- the pepN gene encoding aminopeptidase N yields MRTDTPVTVYRKDYQPYPYDIPEVALAFDLAPDATEVRCTLQVQRKAGASADAALVLDGVDLELVSVGVNGAALPADSYRLSEHSLALYGLPPSATVEIVSRCKPSANSTLMGLYVSGGNFFTQCEAEGFRRITWFADRPDVMSRYRVTLRAQPEYPVLLSNGNLLATRQLPDGRNEVEWEDPFPKPCYLFALVAGKLTHRETTVKTASGRDVLLQVYSDPGSESKTEWALDSLVRALRWDESRFGLELDLDRFMIVAVHDFNMGAMENKGLNIFNAAYVLADADTATDANYEGIESVIGHEYFHNWTGNRVTCRDWFQLSLKEGLTVFRDQEFSADMMAHGMDAAEAASARAVKRIDDVVALRAAQFPEDAGPMAHPIRPESYQEIGNFYTATVYEKGAEVIRMQHTLLGEEGFRAGMDEYFRRHDGQAVTCDDFVAAMESVYVRQHPDRDLSVFRRWYRQAGTPRVTVKLEHDAAARRCTVTLTQECPPVGVERKAGADYVKAPFHIPFAIGLLDPSGRPLPLRQGDKVEETALLELTQQSQQWVFDDIAERPVPSLLRDFSAPVIVDYNWTNEELALLSAHDSNPFARWEAGQEFATRQILALAEAQQAGKTLHADSAFIDTWRALLTDPEIDAAYRARALALPSEKTLAERMQQVDPPALAVARDFLRAELGRQLAAEFRQAFDDNQTPGEYSPAPVPAGKRALKNLALSHLMAAGELDAQRLAEQQYGKAGNMTDSMAALSALINFGQGEFPQEALAAFYDKWRDNALVVDKWFALQAAARSTTVQTARELMRHPAFTLRNPNRARSLIFQFCLNNARGMHHPDGTGYAFWAEQVLALDALNPEIAARLARALDNWSRFVPALRTPMQAALQQVRAHEGLSRNVQEIVSKALEFAA; encoded by the coding sequence ATGCGCACAGACACGCCCGTAACCGTATATCGCAAGGATTACCAGCCCTACCCCTACGACATTCCCGAAGTCGCCCTCGCCTTCGATCTCGCGCCGGACGCGACCGAAGTGCGCTGCACGCTGCAAGTGCAGCGCAAGGCCGGGGCCAGCGCCGACGCCGCCCTGGTCCTGGACGGAGTAGACCTGGAACTCGTCTCGGTAGGCGTGAATGGCGCGGCCCTGCCCGCCGACAGCTACCGCCTGTCCGAACACAGTTTGGCCCTATACGGCCTGCCGCCGAGCGCCACGGTGGAAATCGTCAGCCGCTGCAAGCCTTCGGCCAATTCCACGCTGATGGGCCTGTACGTCTCGGGCGGAAACTTCTTCACCCAGTGCGAAGCCGAGGGCTTTCGCCGCATCACCTGGTTCGCGGACCGGCCTGACGTCATGTCGCGCTACCGCGTAACCTTGCGCGCGCAGCCGGAGTACCCGGTGCTGCTGTCCAACGGCAACCTGCTGGCCACGCGCCAATTACCCGACGGCCGCAACGAAGTCGAATGGGAAGACCCCTTCCCCAAGCCCTGCTACCTGTTCGCATTGGTGGCCGGCAAGCTCACGCACCGCGAAACCACCGTGAAGACCGCCAGCGGCCGCGACGTGCTGCTGCAGGTCTATAGCGACCCGGGCTCGGAGTCCAAGACCGAATGGGCGCTGGATTCGCTGGTGCGCGCGCTGCGCTGGGACGAAAGCCGCTTCGGCCTGGAGCTGGACCTGGATCGCTTCATGATCGTGGCCGTCCATGACTTCAACATGGGCGCGATGGAAAACAAGGGCTTGAACATTTTCAACGCCGCCTACGTGCTGGCGGATGCGGACACCGCTACGGACGCCAACTACGAAGGCATCGAGTCCGTCATCGGACACGAGTACTTCCACAACTGGACCGGCAACCGCGTCACCTGCCGCGACTGGTTCCAGTTGAGCCTGAAGGAAGGCCTGACCGTCTTCCGCGACCAGGAGTTCAGCGCCGACATGATGGCCCACGGCATGGATGCCGCCGAAGCCGCAAGCGCCCGCGCGGTCAAGCGGATCGACGACGTGGTCGCGCTGCGGGCCGCCCAGTTCCCGGAAGATGCGGGTCCCATGGCTCACCCCATCCGGCCGGAAAGCTACCAGGAAATCGGCAATTTCTACACCGCCACCGTGTACGAGAAAGGCGCCGAGGTCATCCGCATGCAGCACACCCTGCTGGGCGAGGAAGGCTTTCGCGCCGGCATGGACGAGTACTTCCGTCGCCATGACGGCCAGGCCGTGACCTGCGACGACTTCGTCGCCGCCATGGAATCCGTCTACGTGCGCCAACATCCGGACCGCGACCTGTCCGTGTTCCGCCGCTGGTACCGCCAGGCCGGCACGCCGCGCGTGACCGTCAAGCTCGAGCACGACGCCGCCGCGCGCCGCTGCACCGTGACGCTCACTCAGGAATGCCCGCCGGTCGGCGTGGAAAGAAAGGCCGGCGCCGACTACGTCAAGGCCCCCTTCCATATCCCCTTCGCCATCGGCCTGCTGGATCCGAGCGGCCGCCCCCTGCCGCTGCGTCAGGGCGACAAGGTCGAGGAAACCGCGTTGCTGGAACTGACGCAGCAAAGCCAGCAATGGGTATTCGACGATATCGCCGAGCGCCCCGTGCCGTCGCTGCTGCGCGACTTCTCGGCGCCCGTCATCGTCGATTACAACTGGACCAACGAAGAGCTGGCGCTGCTGTCGGCGCATGACAGCAATCCCTTCGCGCGCTGGGAGGCCGGCCAGGAATTCGCCACTCGCCAGATCCTGGCGCTGGCCGAGGCCCAACAGGCCGGCAAAACGCTGCATGCCGATTCCGCCTTCATCGACACCTGGCGCGCGCTGCTGACCGATCCTGAGATCGATGCCGCCTACCGTGCCCGCGCCTTGGCGCTGCCGTCGGAAAAGACCCTGGCCGAGCGCATGCAGCAGGTGGATCCGCCCGCCCTCGCGGTCGCGCGCGACTTCCTGCGCGCCGAACTGGGACGCCAGCTGGCCGCCGAATTCCGCCAGGCCTTCGACGACAACCAGACTCCGGGGGAATACAGCCCGGCGCCGGTTCCGGCGGGCAAGCGCGCGTTGAAGAACCTAGCGCTTAGCCACCTGATGGCGGCGGGCGAACTCGACGCCCAGCGCCTGGCCGAGCAGCAGTACGGCAAGGCAGGCAACATGACCGACAGCATGGCCGCGCTGTCCGCCCTGATCAATTTCGGCCAGGGAGAGTTCCCGCAAGAGGCGCTTGCCGCCTTCTACGACAAGTGGCGCGACAATGCCCTGGTGGTGGACAAGTGGTTCGCCCTGCAGGCCGCGGCACGCTCAACCACGGTGCAGACCGCGCGCGAACTGATGCGGCACCCCGCGTTCACCTTGCGCAATCCGAACCGCGCTCGCTCGCTGATCTTCCAGTTCTGCCTGAACAACGCGCGCGGCATGCATCATCCCGACGGCACGGGCTACGCCTTCTGGGCCGAGCAGGTGCTGGCGCTGGACGCGCTCAATCCCGAAATCGCTGCCCGTCTGGCGCGCGCGCTGGACAACTGGTCGCGCTTCGTGCCCGCCCTGCGCACGCCCATGCAGGCCGCCCTGCAGCAGGTGCGCGCGCACGAAGGCCTTTCGCGCAACGTGCAGGAAATCGTATCCAAGGCTTTAGAATTCGCAGCATAG
- a CDS encoding DUF4136 domain-containing protein: MSRLSMFNARRWAGLMAVAGALALTGCAAPTVSARVTSFQQWPAGVEGQTYQFIAADASQNNNLEYQSYQDMVRAGIGATGLVEARPGAKGRFDVSFNYGTSQTQIMVQRPYDPYFYGGYGYGYGGFYGPRPWGAGYGYWGPDWVDVPMAVQRNTLTLHIYDTQRGGAEVYRSSAFILSERDDFLRTMPYLVRAIFDNFPGNNGAEREIRFPVQ, translated from the coding sequence ATGTCGAGGTTGTCCATGTTCAATGCACGCCGCTGGGCGGGCCTGATGGCTGTTGCGGGGGCGCTCGCCCTGACGGGTTGCGCGGCGCCGACGGTTTCCGCGCGGGTGACTTCCTTTCAGCAATGGCCCGCGGGCGTAGAGGGGCAGACATACCAATTCATCGCCGCCGACGCCTCGCAAAACAACAATCTCGAATATCAGTCCTATCAGGACATGGTGCGTGCCGGCATAGGCGCAACCGGCCTGGTCGAAGCCAGGCCTGGAGCCAAAGGCCGTTTCGACGTGTCGTTCAATTACGGCACCTCGCAGACCCAGATAATGGTGCAGCGTCCATACGACCCGTACTTCTACGGCGGCTACGGCTATGGCTACGGCGGCTTCTACGGCCCGCGGCCCTGGGGCGCCGGCTATGGCTATTGGGGGCCGGACTGGGTGGATGTGCCGATGGCGGTGCAGCGCAATACCCTCACCCTGCATATCTATGACACGCAGCGGGGCGGCGCGGAGGTGTACCGTTCCAGCGCTTTCATATTGAGCGAGCGCGACGATTTCCTGCGGACCATGCCGTACCTGGTGCGCGCAATATTTGATAATTTTCCCGGGAATAATGGCGCTGAGCGCGAAATCCGTTTCCCGGTGCAATAA